In a genomic window of Oncorhynchus keta strain PuntledgeMale-10-30-2019 chromosome 28, Oket_V2, whole genome shotgun sequence:
- the LOC118361080 gene encoding serine-aspartate repeat-containing protein I-like: MIKVQLLLLLALVGHLCAVAHASTLVTPVELVTDFPAVPEATEALKEEDPVVTHAPSAEPEATAEDVVTDTPAAEDVVTDTPAGEETAATEAAATEVAPVETEAPAPATEAAKQEAATTNAPAIHTEAPAVPEAEATTAAEAKEAVEVEEPEEGMGSGQVVGIGIGALVAVIVVIAVVIAVVRRMGKYSP, translated from the exons ATGATCAAAGTTCAGCTGCTGCTTCTGCTGGCCCTGGTCGGCCACCTCTGTGCCGTCGCACACGCAA GCACACTGGTGACACCAGTAGAGCTGGTGACAGATTTCCCTGCTGTTCCCGAGGCTACGGAGGCCCTCAAAGAGGAAGATCCCGTAGTCACCCATGCCCCTTCAGCTGAACCCGAAGCTACGGCCGAGGATGTCGTAACGGACACTCCTGCCGCCGAGGATGTCGTAACGGACACCCCTGCCGGAGAAGAAACCGCCGCTACTGAGGCTGCTGCCACGGAGGTCGCTCCTGTGGAGACCGAAGCCCCTGCCCCTGCCACTGAAGCTGCCAAGCAGGAGGCGGCCACAACTAACGCCCCTGCCATCCACACCGAGGCCCCGGCTGTGCCCGAAGCCGAGGCCACGACAGCTGCAGAGGCTAAGGAGGCGGTGGAGGTGGAGGAACCAGAGG AGGGTATGGGCTCTGGACAAGTggttggtattggtattggtgcaTTGGTGGCAGTGATCGTTGTCATCGCCGTGGTGATCGCCGTGGTGAGGAGAATGGGAAAATACTC CCCCTGA